The following coding sequences are from one Danio rerio strain Tuebingen ecotype United States chromosome 21, GRCz12tu, whole genome shotgun sequence window:
- the epdl2 gene encoding ependymin, which yields MKIVILAVVCLTLSIHAQKPEPCKSPPLLEGALTVFLPSQHWRVFEKFSYDAIGQNVRVLAAGTDGNQTFLTDLLLLYREGVSYEIHYRNQTCIKQALKEPFRHLGVPHNAHFLSQMVLGSSSLPGQGLLVNVWNGTWEETKSHYLMTYTEFGCIPVSIADFTQKAELGELTSFFDLVEGIENPDVFIPPSFCDSVEVLPPRKSASSSFIPVL from the exons ATGAAGATCGTCATTCTGGCTGTAGTTTGCCTGACTCTCAGCATCCACGCACAGAAGCCTGAACCCTGCA AGTCTCCACCTTTGCTTGAGGGCGCACTGACAGTG TTTCTCCCAAGCCAGCACTGGCGTGTGTTTGAGAAGTTCTCCTATGATGCCATTGGGCAGAATGTCCGAGTTCTCGCTGCTGGCACAGATGGAAACCAGACCTTTTTAACTGACTTGCTTCTGCTTTACAGAGAG GGGGTCAGTTATGAGATCCACTACAGAAACCAGACTTGCATTAAGCAAGCATTGAAGGAGCCGTTCAGACATCTTGGTGTTCCCCATAATGCCCATTTCCTGAGTCAGATGGTTTTGGGCAGCAGCTCTCTACCAGGACAAGGACTGCTGGTTAATGTCTGGAATGGGACATGGGAggaaacaaaaa GCCATTATCTGATGACCTACACCGAGTTTGGCTGTATTCCTGTCTCCATCGCTGATTTCACACAGAAAGCGGAGTTAGGCGAATTGACAAG cttCTTCGACCTGGTGGAGGGAATCGAGAACCCTGACGTCTTCATCCCTCCCTCATTCTGTGACTCTGTGGAAGTGTTGCCGCCCAGGAAAAGTGCATCGAGCTCTTTCATCCCTGTTCTGTAA
- the otub1a gene encoding ubiquitin thioesterase OTUB1a, with protein MAEEQQQEISQKEADGLNCLAYDEAIIAQQDKIQQEIATSISLVSERQELSVLKREYADEDTIYQQKIRDLQKKYSSVRKTRPDGNCFYRAFGFSHLESLLEDSKELHRFKAIAAKSKLDLVSQGFTEFTIEDFHNTFMDLIEACDKQTSVGELLTSFNEQSVSDYLVVYLRLVTSGYLQREEDFFQHFIEGGRTVREFCQQEVEPMSKESDHIHIIALAQALGVCIQVEYMDRGEGGTVNHHIFPEGGEPKIFLLYRPGHYDILYK; from the exons ATGGCGGAAGAGCAACAGCAGGAGATCTCTCAAAAGGAGGCTGATG GGCTGAATTGTCTCGCATATGATGAAGCCATTATTGCACAGCAAGATAAAATTCAACAAGAG ATAGCAACCAGCATTTCTCTGGTGTCAGAAAGACAGGAGTTATCTGTGCTTAAGCGAGAATATGCTGACGAAGACACCATTTACCAGCAGAAGATAAGA GATTTGCAGAAGAAGTACTCTTCTGTACGCAAAACGCGACCAGATGGAAACTGTTTCTATAGAGCCTTTGGTTTCTCACATCTGGAGTCTTTACTTGAAGACAGTAAAGAATTACACCG GTTCAAGGCAATCGCTGCCAAGAGTAAACTGGATCTGGTCAGCCAGGGTTTCACAGAGTTCACCATTGAAGACTTTCACAACACG TTCATGGACCTGATTGAGGCCTGTGATAAGCAAACGTCTGTAGGTGAGCTGCTCACCTCCTTCAATGAGCAGAGCGTGTCAGATTATCTGGTCGTCTACCTGCGGCTGGTGACCTCCGGGTACCTGCAGAGAGAGGAAGACTTTTTCCAGCACTTCATCGAGGGCGGACGCACTGTTCGAGAGTTCTGCCAACAG GAGGTGGAGCCCATGTCCAAAGAGAGCGACCACATCCACATCATAGCCCTGGCTCAGGCTCTGGGCGTCTGCATCCAGGTGGAGTACATGGACCGAGGAGAAGGAGGAACGGTCAATCACCACATCTTTCCTGAAGGCGGAGAGCCCAAGATTTTCCTCCTGTACCGACCAGGCCATTACGACATACTGTACAAGTAG